The proteins below are encoded in one region of Aspergillus nidulans FGSC A4 chromosome III:
- a CDS encoding putative stress response protein Nst1 (transcript_id=CADANIAT00005444) translates to MSSHVPAVTAPTPSTVSENSASKDSHSSPMPESKPVSVNRKKQKRREKAARLAAQRQAANGHAPSDTLDVNGSSSTVLDNDVSHEQSGGGYDDKSEKVLNGHGHNTQELPHPSEHDPQGTTSRKSKKKRGKKGRNGSQASSTPMSTPSISLSNAPRPPLSSHFGSQSSSKLLKERSIWNTSTQEERENIKTFWLELGEEERRQLVKVEKDAVLKKMKEQQKHSCSCTVCGRKRTAIEEELEVLYDAYYDELEQYANNTQGSFERGPAILPPPGLYQPPLRSPGQHTHTHGQFHPSRGRIHEPEDDEDLEEDYDEDEEDDEPYSDEEYEDDEGSAARADFFAFGNSLTVKVADDLLKNDGKHFIDMMEQLAERRMQREEDTQYGIAAAHQSLHSSHNHGPLDDEDYDDEEDEDYDSQEEEEYEEDEMDAMTEEQRMEEGRRMFQIFAARMFEQRVLTAYREKVAEQRQQKLIEELLEEENLNEQRNAKKAREAQKRKDKKRLAKLAKDEEKARREAQKAAEEAAAKAEQERKLEEQRKKKEEQRKKREAERKAQEEERARKEAEKHKRLREERERQEEAERRQREQKEQEKKRREEAKRKEREERELREQKAKQERERKAQDEQSRRERERVAQEQAKRAPNLQPVSPVSPPPESATPVVSKAPTPAKGRRPSQQGSHSSSPRSQSASAEASQVSPRSAPLSQSSGSSIPKYGSGHPILHPHPGAPMSPLGRTHPPGLSPSNPPGLSGLVPRPPMGHELPTYPPHSSPYMNQLRGFPAPNGIPVLPGMNGTRPMPPGRGFPLDAPGIPFHAQPPFSGIFSPQPSGLPHGHSRQPSNSFERSPLDTSAQPFPISRPSPIKRPPSTQQEQRNSRRDVDDLSAQLGSSALLDDSDVPLTSSQLSQSLPGTTPAPVMPGPARASFAGSSLFPDPLSVAKHANFPVSPVIGGSTWGAQMPFGAPFPGGPTWGYTPANNNAFGAGIHHRAHTSRPVAIRLLVIQACKQLSTMSPSKDSGGYHDVNAVLRQVEQLRPSNEPSISLKEMLDICDTEGNAQNGGGTFSIKSGQTGELVKFEPDAVSTTTGHRGSIVPGEIGSPIPSSTMPALGGIGLGTPPSSALRQFSSPTTGF, encoded by the exons ATGTCCAGTCATGTGCCCGCCGTAACCGCCCCTACACCCTCCACAGTCAGCGAAAACTCGGCGTCCAAAGACTCTCATAGCTCCCCAATGCCCGAATCAAAGCCGGTCTCCGTGAATCGCAAGAAAcagaagcgaagagaaaaGGCAGCTCGTTTAGCGGCGCAGCGTCAAGCAGCAAACGGACATGCGCCGAGTGACACATTGGACGTAAACGGCTCCAGTTCAACGGTGCTCGATAACGACGTATCGCATGAGCAAAGCGGCGGCGGTTATGATGACAAAAGCGAGAAAGTACTGAACGGACATGGACACAACACCCAGGAGCTCCCGCATCCGTCCGAACATGATCCACAAGGAACAACTAGTCGAAAATCCAAAAAGAAACGAGGGAAGAAGGGCCGTAATGGATCGCAAGCAAGCTCAACGCCGATGTCGACTCCTTCAATATCGCTCTCCAACGCTCCACGCCCACCTTTATCGTCGCATTTCGGTTCCCAATCCTCCTCGAAGTTGTTGAAAGAACGCAGCATCTGGAACACTTCAAcgcaagaagaacgagaaaaTATCAAGACCTTCTGGCTTGAGTTaggcgaggaggagcggcgCCAGCTCGTCAAGGTGGAAAAGGATGCGGTATTGAAAAAGATgaaggagcagcagaaaCATTCGTGCAGCTGTACTGTATGCGGCAGGAAACGGACAGCaattgaggaggagctcgaagTTCTCTACGACGCCTATTACGACGAGCTTGAACAGTACGCCAACAACACCCAGGGATCATTCGAACGAGGACCGGCGATACTCCCACCACCCGGACTGTACCAACCGCCGCTGCGGTCTCCTGGCCAACATACCCACACACATGGCCAATTCCATCCCTCACGAGGTCGAATCCACGAGcccgaagatgatgaagacttAGAGGAGGACtatgacgaggatgaagaggacgatgagccATATAGCGATGAGGAGtacgaagatgacgaaggaAGTGCTGCGCGCGCTGACTTTTTCGCGTTTGGCAATAGTCTGACTGTCAAAG TTGCAGACGACCTATTAAAAAACGACGGAAAGCACTTCATCGATATGATGGAGCAATTGGCGGAGCGGCGCATGCAGCGCGAGGAGGACACGCAATACGGCATAGCAGCAGCACACCAATCTCTTCACAGCAGTCATAACCATGGTCCGCTAGATGACGAGGATtacgacgacgaggaggatgaggactACGATAgtcaggaggaggaagaatacgaggaagacgaaatG GACGCCATGACGGAAGAACAGCGCATGGAGGAGGGCCGACGCATGTTTCAGATATTTGCAGCTCGAATGTTTGAGCAGCGGGTGTTGACAGCCTATCGCGAGAAAGTAGCTgaacagcgccagcagaagcttattgaagagctccttgaagaggagaacTTAAACGAGCAGCGCAACGCCAAGAAAGCTAGGGAAGCCCAGAAACgaaaagacaagaagagaCTCGCCAAGTTagcaaaggatgaagaaaaggCTCGAAGAGAGGCGCAGAAGGCTGCAGAGGAAGCTGCCGCTaaagctgagcaggagaggaagctCGAGGAACAACggaaaaagaaggaggagcaacGGAAGAAGCGGGAAGCTGAACGGAAagcgcaggaagaagagcgtgCTCGTaaagaagctgaaaagcACAAACGTCTGCGAGAGGAACGAGAAAGGCAAGAGGAAGCTGAACGGAGGCAGCGTGAacagaaggagcaggagaagaagcgacgAGAGGAGGCTAAACGAAAGGAGCGTGAGGAGCGAGAATTGAGAGAGCAAAAAGCCAAGCAGGAACGAGAGCGTAAAGCTCAAGATGAGCAGTCGAGGAGGGAACGGGAACGAGTTGCGCAGGAACAAGCCAAGCGGGCGCCGAACTTGCAGCCTGTGTCTCCTGTGTCCCCTCCTCCGGAGTCTGCGACGCCTGTGGTTTCTAAAGCTCCAACGCCCGCTAAAGGCCGACGCCCTTCTCAGCAGGGGTCACATAGCTCGTCTCCACGCTCCCAATCAGCCAGCGCAGAGGCGTCCCAGGTGTCTCCGCGGTCCGCTCCTCTATCGCAATCATCGGGGTCATCTATTCCCAAATACGGCTCTGGTCATCCcattctccatcctcatccaggagctcctATGTCTCCTTTGGGTCGAACGCATCCTCCTGGGCTTTCTCCATCCAATCCTCCAGGGCTGTCGGGCTTAGTTCCGCGACCTCCAATGGGCCATGAGTTACCCACATATCCTCCACATTCAAGTCCCTACATGAACCAGCTCCGGGGATTTCCCGCCCCCAATGGTATTCCTGTACTTCCAGGGATGAACGGCACACGCCCAATGCCCCCAGGTCGAGGATTCCCTCTTGATGCGCCCGGTATTCCTTTCCATGCCCAGCCGCCATTCTCTGGTATCTTCTCACCGCAGCCAAGTGGCTTGCCGCATGGCCATTCAAGGCAGCCGTCGAATTCCTTTGAACGATCTCCTCTTGACACGAGCGCTCAGCCATTCCCAATATCCCGACCTAGCCCTATCAAACGCCCACCTAGTACTCAACAGGAACAGCGCAACTCTCGGCGGGATGTGGACGATCTCAGCGCACAACTGGGTAGCAGTGCACTGCTCGATGACTCCGACGTTCCCCTCACTTCTTCACAACTTTCTCAATCCCTTCCTGGAACAACGCCCGCCCCTGTAATGCCAGGTCCTGCACGAGCCAGCTTTGCCGGCTCCTCACTATTCCCGGATCCTCTTAGTG TGGCCAAGCATGCCAATTTCCCCGTCAGTCCTGTTATAGGCGGCAGCACGTGGGGTGCCCAGATGCCCTTCGGAGCCCCGTTCCCGGGCGGTCCAACATGGGGATACACGCCAG CCAATAACAACGCTTTTGGTGCTGGCATCCATCATCGCGCACACACGTCTCGGCCTGTTGCGATTCGACTTCTTGTAATTCAGGCCTGCAAGCAATTGAGTACCATGAGCCCTTCTAAGGATTCAGGCGGGTATCACGATGTTAATGCGGTTCTCCGCCAAGTTGAGCAACTACGACCATCGAATGAGCCTTCCATATCTCTCAAGGAGATGCTTGACATTTGTGATACCGAGGGAAACGCGCAAAATGGCGGCGGGACATTCTCAATCAAGAGCGGCCAGACAGGCGAGCTCGTCAAGTTTGAGCCTGACGCCGTTAGCACAACCACGGGCCACCGCGGCAGCATTGTCCCCGGCGAGATCGGAAGTCCCATTCCTAGCAGTACCATGCCGGCTCTTGGAGGAATCGGCCTTGGTACACCcccttcctctgctcttcggcaattttcttctccaaccacgGGTTTCTAG